The stretch of DNA TTCTCATCTTGTCAATCCTGTCTAATTTTCTTTATCTTTTTCTTTGACATGATTTACATGATTTACATGATTATTTTTTACGCATTATTCTCATCCTGTCAATCCTGTCAATTTTTCTTATATGTTTTGGCATCCAAATCGTGTAAAGGGGGAGCAATGAATAAAATCGAAGTCATAGAAAACATCCGGCTGGTATCCATTCCCGCGGGCAGCTTTCAGATGGGTCATGTGTACAAGCCCGATCCTTCGCTTCCGGATCGGGTGAACGCTTATTATCCGGACGAACAGCCAGTGCACAAGGTCGCGGTGAAGGCATTCCAGCTCGGGGAAACCCCGGTCACCCAGGGACTGTACCAAAAGGTTGCGGGAGTCAATTTTTCCACTTTCACCGGCGACGACCTGCCGGTGACTAATTTGGGTCCGCTGGAGATTATTCTATTCTGTAATAAATTGAGTAAAACCGCCGGTCTCCCGCTGTGTTACGACGAAAAAACGCGGAAGTGCGATTTCACCAAAAACGGTTTCCGTATGCCGACAGAAAGGGAATGGGAGTACTCCT from Candidatus Latescibacter sp. encodes:
- a CDS encoding formylglycine-generating enzyme family protein; translated protein: MNKIEVIENIRLVSIPAGSFQMGHVYKPDPSLPDRVNAYYPDEQPVHKVAVKAFQLGETPVTQGLYQKVAGVNFSTFTGDDLPVTNLGPLEIILFCNKLSKTAGLPLCYDEKTRKCDFTKNGFRMPTEREWEYSCRAGTATHFYTGNTEKDLEKAGWYLGNSGGITHPVAKKQPNAWGLYDMHGNVFEFCDDDWNPAMAYNRYLPEGAHPTFNYYHNLNVARGGSWFSEPSVCRSAARSCFCSWPNINQSYYMGFRVARSGSAAK